One stretch of Methanobacteriaceae archaeon DNA includes these proteins:
- a CDS encoding Mur ligase family protein: METRHINYNSNFLASTIADNISGKLFGPDNLFTGIFNTLGDSNCGDIIIRHWINEEGIRIAFKKGVSGIITQDAREGATELAIKYGMSLILVEKIEIANAFALKWAINEFAPESHRVVITGTNGKSTTTHMIYHILKTAKWNIYTNTDSKSEFNTLIDPMVSKQISEFAQNLEKSSLKCHDNQINGRSGPEIDALTIEVSEVQGWLDNVMKDHAYFMTQAINPEVLVITNVAMDHIGLVNSMDEVFDEIYGAVRAMESGVVVLNFNDALVRKMGESLNSQITPFYHGTGCDLEFDGSDINSGGIFFKGELLIETKDLPFKSQHFIENTLAAISACISLKVPLEDITHGIILYHALNRRFSIINENPRIIDDFAHNPDGIKATIKSAADFVYDHNSSNSNTTPHDEFPVSPDMKSKLWVVCSIRGSRGDEINQINSQALAESLNELDLDYGLIVSASSDVVDNLNTVEEHEKKIFLETLKSQQIEYIFEETLNASLKNVLSMADFQDTILLIGAQGMDPASDLIKTQIN; encoded by the coding sequence ATGGAAACACGCCATATAAATTATAATTCAAATTTTTTAGCCTCCACCATTGCTGATAATATTTCAGGGAAATTATTTGGCCCAGATAATCTTTTCACTGGCATTTTCAATACCTTAGGTGATTCTAATTGTGGGGATATTATTATAAGGCACTGGATCAACGAGGAAGGAATTAGAATTGCTTTTAAAAAGGGAGTTTCTGGCATAATAACTCAAGATGCTCGAGAAGGAGCAACTGAGCTGGCCATAAAATATGGAATGTCTTTAATTCTAGTTGAAAAAATAGAAATTGCTAATGCGTTTGCTTTAAAATGGGCCATTAATGAATTTGCTCCGGAATCCCATAGGGTGGTAATTACTGGAACTAATGGTAAATCAACAACAACTCATATGATTTATCACATTCTTAAAACTGCTAAATGGAATATTTACACTAATACTGACTCTAAATCTGAATTTAACACATTAATAGATCCTATGGTATCTAAACAGATATCTGAATTTGCACAAAATCTAGAAAAATCCAGCTTAAAATGTCATGATAATCAGATTAATGGGCGTTCGGGTCCGGAAATAGATGCTTTAACAATTGAAGTTTCTGAAGTTCAGGGATGGTTAGATAATGTAATGAAAGACCATGCTTATTTTATGACTCAAGCTATAAATCCTGAGGTTTTAGTTATTACTAATGTGGCCATGGACCATATCGGTCTGGTTAATTCTATGGATGAGGTATTTGATGAGATTTATGGTGCGGTCAGGGCTATGGAATCTGGAGTGGTGGTCCTGAATTTCAATGATGCACTGGTTAGAAAAATGGGTGAGTCTTTAAATTCTCAGATAACTCCTTTTTATCATGGAACTGGCTGTGATCTGGAATTTGATGGTTCTGACATTAATTCTGGAGGTATTTTCTTTAAAGGAGAACTATTAATCGAAACTAAAGATTTACCATTTAAAAGCCAGCACTTTATTGAAAATACATTAGCTGCTATTTCAGCATGTATTTCTTTGAAAGTTCCTTTGGAGGATATTACTCATGGTATTATTTTATACCATGCTTTAAATAGGAGATTTTCGATAATTAACGAAAATCCACGAATAATTGATGATTTTGCCCACAATCCTGACGGAATAAAGGCCACTATTAAAAGTGCCGCCGATTTTGTATATGATCATAACTCATCTAATTCAAATACTACACCCCATGACGAATTTCCAGTATCTCCTGATATGAAAAGTAAATTATGGGTTGTTTGTTCTATTAGGGGATCTAGGGGTGATGAAATTAATCAAATTAATTCTCAAGCTTTAGCTGAATCTTTAAATGAATTAGATTTAGATTATGGTCTAATTGTTTCTGCTAGCAGTGATGTAGTTGACAATTTAAATACGGTAGAAGAACATGAAAAAAAAATCTTTTTGGAAACCCTAAAATCGCAGCAGATTGAGTACATTTTTGAGGAAACATTGAATGCATCATTAAAAAATGTATTGTCTATGGCGGATTTTCAGGATACTATTTTATTAATTGGTGCTCAGGGAATGGATCCTGCTTCAGATTTAATTAAGACTCAAATTAATTGA
- a CDS encoding phospho-N-acetylmuramoyl-pentapeptide-transferase, whose amino-acid sequence MVLALALLASLFFTAFIKKILKNANISDSPIVTEHRHKAGTPTMGGIGILMAALFVSCIYFKNTYLIITCFIMMTAGLVGLLDDLIGLKTKELQKIVKNISKFPVEIGQLSLKPGEEARAATEKAKNDLEGLLKTGNVEVVGEAPIKSEVKESEKILAQFIIALFLVGTGAVTTIGGFSLGFLVIPIVIIGIIGAINAVNLIDGMDGLAAGIITIASASCAIFLNLNGNFAFSIPFIALTGLSLGFLAFNRYPASIFMGDTGSFALGGGYAAAVMLTDTAYFGVLALAVPIVSVIISLMHRAHIIKLPVEPLHHTLHYKGLSEKKIVLIYWVLTLIICAIGLYFYQSFSN is encoded by the coding sequence GTGGTGCTAGCATTAGCTCTATTAGCATCCCTCTTTTTCACAGCATTTATCAAAAAAATTCTTAAAAACGCTAATATATCGGACAGTCCTATTGTAACAGAACATCGCCACAAAGCAGGCACTCCTACCATGGGTGGTATTGGAATCCTCATGGCAGCACTTTTTGTATCTTGTATATATTTCAAAAACACTTATTTGATTATAACTTGTTTTATAATGATGACTGCAGGCTTAGTAGGATTACTTGATGATTTAATTGGCTTAAAAACCAAAGAACTGCAAAAAATTGTTAAAAACATCTCAAAATTTCCTGTTGAAATTGGTCAGCTATCTCTAAAACCTGGTGAAGAAGCCCGTGCTGCCACTGAAAAAGCAAAAAATGATTTAGAAGGACTTTTAAAAACTGGAAATGTTGAAGTTGTTGGGGAGGCCCCTATTAAAAGCGAGGTTAAGGAGAGCGAAAAAATTCTGGCTCAATTTATCATCGCACTATTCTTAGTAGGCACTGGTGCAGTAACAACAATTGGTGGATTTTCTCTGGGATTTTTGGTTATTCCTATTGTTATAATTGGAATCATTGGAGCAATCAATGCAGTTAACCTTATAGATGGTATGGATGGCCTGGCTGCAGGAATAATAACCATTGCCTCAGCTTCATGTGCTATTTTCCTGAATTTAAATGGTAATTTTGCCTTTTCCATCCCATTTATTGCTTTAACCGGATTAAGTTTAGGTTTTTTGGCCTTTAATCGCTATCCTGCAAGTATTTTCATGGGAGATACTGGATCTTTTGCTTTAGGTGGAGGATATGCGGCAGCAGTTATGCTCACCGATACGGCTTACTTTGGTGTTCTTGCCCTAGCAGTCCCTATTGTTTCAGTAATTATAAGTTTGATGCACAGAGCTCACATAATAAAACTCCCTGTAGAACCATTACACCATACTTTACATTATAAAGGACTTTCTGAAAAGAAAATTGTTCTAATCTACTGGGTTTTAACTCTAATAATATGTGCCATAGGTCTTTATTTTTATCAATCTTTCTCTAACTGA
- a CDS encoding ATP-grasp domain-containing protein → MKILFIGARLYHGVVDYVQEKGINSIMSESNSDSPNLKLPDKVHIVPRGMEAPMELAIKEDVDAVLPLIGIDGPLMDLGKMKNVLEKEYGIPVVASNESAASMATSKIKTKEFFAKNNINTPDYQIIYNSENSDKIHNSDFLASKSSKIKFPCVLKQSEGQGGVGIMVAKNKEDVETYFQKYDGAIIEQFIDGFEISVEVLRWNGKSVPLVVVCKGKTTLECLHPLDKVKYAPADIPGLSNELARELALKITNLMGSEGNTDVDMIFEPSSGKLYAIEMNTRPSGTRYLTAASSDINPLNEMVDMALGKWDVNDVKNRMKNYYSLEIPVGEFKGPNCDNSSQNFSGFDSWVVHGPKNYERVTIRGKDQKSTYKTVEMLKIDLNKF, encoded by the coding sequence ATGAAGATTTTATTTATCGGAGCAAGATTATACCATGGAGTGGTAGATTATGTCCAGGAAAAGGGCATTAACAGCATAATGTCTGAATCAAATTCAGATTCACCTAATCTAAAACTTCCCGACAAAGTCCATATAGTGCCTCGAGGAATGGAAGCACCTATGGAGCTGGCCATTAAAGAAGATGTTGATGCGGTTCTACCTTTAATCGGGATAGATGGGCCTTTAATGGATCTAGGAAAAATGAAGAATGTGCTGGAAAAAGAGTATGGAATTCCAGTAGTTGCTTCTAATGAATCTGCAGCTTCTATGGCCACCAGTAAAATAAAAACCAAGGAATTTTTTGCTAAAAATAATATAAATACTCCCGATTATCAAATCATATATAATTCAGAAAATTCAGATAAAATACATAATTCTGATTTTTTAGCAAGTAAATCTTCTAAAATTAAATTTCCATGTGTATTAAAACAAAGTGAGGGCCAGGGTGGAGTAGGAATAATGGTGGCCAAAAATAAGGAAGATGTGGAAACTTACTTCCAAAAATATGATGGGGCCATTATAGAACAATTTATTGATGGATTTGAAATTTCGGTAGAGGTTTTAAGGTGGAATGGAAAATCAGTACCATTGGTTGTTGTCTGTAAGGGTAAAACTACTTTAGAATGCCTTCATCCCTTAGATAAGGTTAAATATGCACCAGCTGATATCCCTGGACTTTCCAATGAATTGGCCAGAGAATTGGCTCTAAAAATAACAAATTTAATGGGATCAGAAGGTAATACTGATGTTGATATGATATTCGAGCCATCATCTGGGAAATTATATGCTATAGAAATGAATACTCGCCCTAGTGGTACTAGATACCTTACTGCTGCCAGTTCTGATATTAATCCTCTTAATGAAATGGTGGATATGGCCTTAGGGAAATGGGATGTTAATGATGTTAAAAACAGAATGAAAAATTATTATTCCCTCGAAATTCCAGTAGGTGAATTTAAAGGTCCAAATTGTGATAATTCTTCTCAAAACTTCAGTGGCTTTGATTCATGGGTTGTACACGGCCCAAAAAATTATGAACGAGTCACTATTCGAGGTAAAGATCAAAAAAGTACTTATAAAACCGTAGAAATGCTTAAAATAGATTTAAATAAATTTTAA
- the hycI gene encoding hydrogenase maturation peptidase HycI, translating into MTIGNELRGDDGLGPLFANKFSKITKNASKVIVIDGGIVPENFTGTIRKENPSHVILIDAVEMNAAPGDMEVISKEKISQYNVSTHSMPISFLIKYLETTSSFKIILLGIQPQKMELGEEITEKVQISVNKLVDVFKNIFNDLNLI; encoded by the coding sequence TTGACCATTGGGAATGAATTAAGAGGTGATGACGGTTTAGGTCCTTTATTTGCTAATAAATTTTCTAAAATAACTAAAAACGCCTCTAAAGTGATTGTAATTGATGGGGGAATTGTTCCAGAAAATTTTACAGGAACTATACGCAAGGAAAATCCATCCCATGTTATTTTAATTGATGCAGTGGAAATGAATGCTGCTCCGGGAGATATGGAAGTCATATCAAAGGAAAAAATCTCCCAATATAATGTATCTACTCATTCTATGCCTATTTCATTTTTAATTAAATATTTAGAGACGACTTCTTCTTTTAAAATCATTTTATTAGGGATACAACCTCAAAAAATGGAATTGGGTGAAGAAATAACAGAAAAAGTTCAAATAAGTGTTAATAAATTAGTAGATGTTTTTAAAAATATTTTTAATGATTTAAATCTAATATAA
- a CDS encoding methyltransferase domain-containing protein produces MKFLTTPYHYDLLKDTERLSAFYEAIFDNKWDVVYDLGTGSGILSYFAAPTSNFIFALEKNPKSSECAKKNLEKWHNVQVINTDIMDFEFTQKADLIICEMLDTALIDEEQIPVLNKALNYLKPSGTVIPCCVLNGAEPIFMQSPRICYQDVDDINFPKYQNRGNLVIFNKIIFEPSIEEHVNVDIEFTISIPGKINAIKLTSFTLIEPNLICGPTPMLNPPLFVPIEEIDLNKNEKLKLNLSYVMGGGLDTIRTKIKDIS; encoded by the coding sequence ATGAAATTTTTAACTACACCCTATCATTATGATCTCTTAAAAGATACTGAGAGATTATCGGCCTTTTATGAGGCTATCTTTGATAATAAGTGGGATGTAGTGTATGACCTTGGTACGGGGAGTGGAATTCTTTCTTATTTCGCTGCCCCTACCTCTAATTTTATTTTTGCATTAGAAAAGAATCCTAAATCATCAGAATGTGCCAAAAAAAATCTTGAAAAATGGCATAATGTCCAGGTGATTAATACGGATATAATGGATTTTGAATTTACCCAAAAAGCAGATTTGATTATCTGTGAAATGTTAGATACGGCTTTAATTGATGAAGAACAGATTCCTGTTTTAAATAAAGCTTTAAATTATCTAAAACCATCAGGCACTGTAATACCCTGCTGTGTTTTAAATGGGGCCGAACCTATATTTATGCAAAGCCCGAGAATTTGCTATCAGGATGTTGATGATATAAATTTTCCAAAGTATCAAAATAGGGGAAATTTAGTTATTTTTAATAAGATTATTTTTGAACCGTCTATTGAAGAACATGTTAATGTGGATATTGAATTTACAATTTCGATTCCGGGAAAAATAAATGCCATAAAACTCACATCTTTTACATTAATCGAGCCTAATTTGATTTGTGGCCCTACTCCCATGCTTAATCCACCTCTATTTGTACCCATAGAAGAAATAGATTTAAATAAGAATGAAAAACTTAAACTGAATTTATCTTATGTTATGGGAGGTGGTTTAGATACAATTAGAACCAAAATTAAAGATATTTCTTGA
- the nikR gene encoding nickel-responsive transcriptional regulator NikR translates to MMRISMSLPKKLLSEFDEVLKDRGYQSRSKGIRDALKDYIVRYQWMNEMEGERIGIIAVIYDHHYTGVMEDLADIQHDYRDYINAVMHVHMTDKYCLEVVVVKGDVGYIRNLTEKMMRLKGVDHVRLTSTATGQHLDHE, encoded by the coding sequence ATGATGAGAATAAGTATGTCACTACCCAAGAAACTGTTAAGTGAATTTGATGAAGTATTAAAAGATCGAGGATACCAATCAAGATCTAAAGGTATAAGAGACGCTTTAAAAGATTACATTGTCCGTTATCAATGGATGAATGAAATGGAAGGCGAACGTATTGGAATTATCGCAGTAATATATGACCACCACTATACTGGTGTTATGGAAGATTTAGCGGATATTCAGCATGATTACCGAGATTATATTAATGCTGTAATGCACGTGCACATGACTGACAAGTATTGTCTGGAAGTTGTTGTTGTTAAAGGAGATGTGGGATACATTAGAAACCTAACCGAAAAAATGATGAGGTTAAAAGGTGTAGACCATGTGAGATTAACCAGTACTGCAACTGGACAACATCTTGATCACGAATAA
- a CDS encoding CBS domain-containing protein translates to MKVKEAMNNEVITISPYTLPLEAFEKMYKHGVRRLFVLDDENKPIGVVSYTDLIGVLGTIKPGPQEAEDIKVSEIMVEKVITISADDAIEDAANLMLRADISGLLVIKDENPVGVITKTDICRMVAAELLVPS, encoded by the coding sequence ATGAAGGTTAAAGAAGCAATGAATAACGAAGTTATTACTATAAGTCCTTATACCCTGCCTCTGGAAGCATTTGAGAAAATGTATAAACATGGCGTGAGAAGGCTATTTGTATTGGATGATGAAAATAAACCTATTGGTGTTGTATCTTATACTGACCTTATTGGAGTATTAGGAACCATAAAACCAGGACCTCAAGAAGCAGAAGATATTAAGGTATCTGAAATTATGGTAGAAAAGGTAATAACCATATCTGCCGATGATGCTATAGAAGACGCTGCCAATTTAATGTTAAGGGCGGATATTTCTGGTCTTCTAGTAATAAAAGATGAAAATCCAGTGGGTGTTATAACAAAAACGGATATTTGTCGAATGGTAGCTGCAGAACTTTTAGTTCCTTCTTAA
- a CDS encoding HD domain-containing protein: protein MNQKLEDEFVKNLKGGSILSKFAISNKTIKLTKHGNEYLDVTLSDKTGKITGRMFSNGKLNSMIQEIENGDICTIRGNIEEYQGRLNLKISEMIGCSAEEFDKKDFLHSSEKNTDKLMEVIADTINQMKNPQLKNLLKLFFDDEKFKNEFCSAPAAVRMHHNYIGGLLEHTSQVLILCKTICQNYPELDNDLLFTGAILHDIGKMKIYRQNGFSIEYTEDGLLLEHIYISAQMVKERANKILISEETVKKVIHLILSHHGDVSNGWGSAVSPFLPEATALHYADNLDAKVKIALDKQK, encoded by the coding sequence ATGAACCAAAAATTAGAAGATGAATTTGTAAAGAATTTAAAGGGTGGTTCAATACTCTCAAAATTTGCCATTTCTAATAAAACAATTAAGCTGACCAAGCATGGAAATGAATATCTTGATGTAACACTTTCTGATAAAACAGGCAAAATAACTGGCAGAATGTTTTCCAATGGAAAATTAAATTCTATGATACAGGAAATTGAAAATGGGGATATCTGTACTATAAGAGGAAATATTGAAGAATATCAGGGCCGACTTAATTTAAAAATCTCAGAAATGATAGGATGTTCTGCCGAAGAATTTGATAAAAAGGATTTTCTACATTCCTCAGAGAAAAACACAGATAAGCTAATGGAAGTCATTGCAGACACCATAAATCAAATGAAAAATCCACAGCTGAAAAATCTTCTGAAACTATTTTTTGATGATGAAAAATTTAAAAATGAATTTTGCAGTGCCCCCGCAGCAGTGCGAATGCATCACAATTATATTGGTGGCCTTTTAGAGCATACATCTCAAGTTTTAATATTATGTAAAACTATATGCCAAAATTATCCAGAACTTGATAATGATCTCCTTTTTACAGGAGCTATTTTGCATGACATTGGCAAAATGAAAATTTACCGACAGAATGGATTCAGCATAGAATACACTGAAGATGGGCTTCTCCTGGAACATATATACATTTCAGCCCAGATGGTTAAAGAACGGGCAAATAAAATTTTAATTAGTGAAGAAACTGTGAAAAAGGTAATCCATCTTATTTTAAGTCATCATGGAGATGTGAGTAATGGTTGGGGTTCAGCAGTGAGTCCATTTTTACCAGAAGCCACAGCTTTGCATTACGCCGATAATTTAGATGCTAAAGTGAAAATAGCACTGGATAAACAAAAATAA